GCACCGCATCGTGCACAACCCCACGCCCGAAAAGCGCATTGAGAAGCGCACCATCACTGACAAGGCTGGCGTCTGAGCGCGCTGCAGCACAACCGTACAGAACAAGCTGGAGAAATCACTATGTCGTGGAGTCAAGACCAAATGGCGGCCCGTGCCGCCCATGAGCTCGAAGACGGCTTTTACGTGAACCTGGGCATTGGCATTCCCACGTTGGTGGCCAACTTTGTGCCCGCTGACAAGGAGGTGTGGCTGCAGTCTGAAAACGGCATGCTGGGCATTGGCCCATTCCCTACCGAAGATGAAGTCGATGCCGACCTGATCAATGCGGGCAAGCAGACCGTCACCACCATCAAGGGCTCGTCCATTTTTGGCAGCGACCAGTCGTTTGCCATGATCCGTGGCGGCAAGATCAACTTGTCCATCCTGGGCGCCATGCAGGTCAGCGAAAAGGGCGACCTGGCCAACTGGATGATCCCCGGCAAGATGGTCAAAGGCATGGGCGGCGCCATGGACCTTGTGGCGGGTGTCAAGCGCGTGATCGTGCTCATGGAGCATGTGGCGCGCAAGAAAGACGGCACCGAAGACATGAAGATCCTGCCCAGCTGCACCTTGCCCCTGACGGGTGTGGGCGTGGTGGACCGCATCATCACTGACCTGGGCGTGATGGACGTGACACCTGAAGGACTGAAGTTGGTGGAACTGGCGCCAGGGGTGAGCTTCGAGCAGATCCAGTCCAAGACGGGCGTGACCTTGCTGCGCTGACGTCGCGCACCGCTGCGCACTGCCTCAAGGGGCCGACTGCCAGAAATGGCCGTCGGCCCTTGTTGTTTGGGCCGTTTCTTTTCATTACGGCTGGGGGGGGGGGGCACGGGCATGCGAATGAAGGACATTCTGGTTTGCATCAGCGCGCTGTTCACCAAGCCGTGACAATTGCTTGCATGCAAACCGCGCCCCAAGAAACCACCCAACGCACCTTGCGCTTTATGGCGCTGGCCGCTTTTACCAGCATGGCCTCCATGCGCGTGTGCGACCCCATGCTGCCCGCCTTGTCGCAGGAGTTCAATGTCAGCACGGGCGATGCCTCGGCGGTGATTGCAGCCTTTGCCGTGGCCTACGGGTTGCTGCAGTTGTTTTATGGCCCCCTGGGCGACCGGCTGGGCAAGACCCGGGTGGTGATTGGGGCCACATCGGCGTGTGCATTGTTCAGTGCCATCACGGCGCTGGCACCTAACCTGACGGCGCTGGTGGTATCGCGTGGGGCCATGGGGGCCTCAGCGGCAGGCATCATTCCGCTGAGCATGGCCTGGATTGGTGACCAGGTGCCTTACGAGCAGCGCCAGGAGACCCTGGCGGGGCTGATGGTGGCGACTGTCTCCGGGATGATGGCGGGCCAGTGGTTTGGTGGCTTTGCTGTGGAGGCATTGGGTTGGCGCGCAGCGTTTGCAGTGCTGTCGCTGCTGTTTGCCGTGGCTGCCGCGCTGCTGTGGCGGCAGGTGAGTGCAGTGGCTGCCCAAGCGCCTGTCGACGCCGGGCCGCAAGCGGTGCCTTTTTCGCTGCGCACCTATCTCTTCAATACCCGCCAATTGCTCGCCATGCCCCGCGTACGCTGGGTGCTCACCGTGGTCACTATCGAGGGCGCCTTGGCCTTTGGCACGCTGGCGTTTGTGCCCAGCCGCATGGTCGAGGGGTTTGGCTTGTCGGCTGCAGCGGCCGGGGGCGTGATGGTGCTGTATGGCATTGGCGGCTTGCTCTACAGCCTGTTTGCCCGGCGCTGGCTGGCCTTGCTGGGTGAGCACGGGCTGGCCATGTTAGGGGCCTCGGCCATTGCCTGCGGCTTGCTGCTGCTGGCCTGGTCGCCCGTGGTGGCGTGGGCGGTGGTGGGTTGCTTCTTTGCGGGCCTGGGCTTTTACATGCTGCACAACACCTTGCAGACCCAGGCCACGCAAATGGCCCCCCACGCCCGAGGCATGGCCGTGACCTTGTTCGCATGCCTGTTGTTCCTGGGGCAGTCGTGCGGGGTGTTTTTGGTGGCGTTGAGTGTGGACCGGGGCTGGCTGGTGCCGGTGTTCACGGCCGCCGCCCTGGGCGTGGTGGCGCTGGGGGCGGTGATTGGCCGGTCGCTGCACCGAGCGCGCGCGATGGACGCAGCAGGGGCCTCGTCGGCCAAATAACCTGCGTGTCTTATGACGTAATTTTTTGATGGTTTGATTTTTTATAGCAAAGCAATACAGTTCAGCCCCTGACCCAACTATCCAGCGCCGCTGCGGGTCACCCACCCGGGCGGCGCGCTTTGTTTGCATGATTGAATTACGGGGCATTACCCAGACATACAAGGGCCCACAAGGCCCGGTGGAGGCCTTGCGAGGCATTGACCTGCACATCACACCCGGCGAGGTGTTTGGCATCATCGGGCGCAGTGGCGCGGGCAAAAGCTCGCTGGTGCGCGTCATCAATTTACTCAACCGGCCCACGCGCGGTGAAGTCATCGTCAACGGGCGCGACCTGACGAAGTTGAGCGACGCCCAGTTGCGCGAAGCGCGCCGAGACATCGGCATGGTGTTCCAGCACTTCAACTTGCTGTCGTCGCGCACCGTGTACGACAACGTGGCCCTGCCGCTGGAGCTGGCGGGCATGGACAAAGCCGCCATCCGCGAGCGGGTGAGCCCGCTGCTGGAGCTGGTGGGCCTGGCCGCCCTGGCCGACCGCTACCCCGCCCAGATCAGCGGCGGACAAAAGCAGCGCGTGGGCATTGCTCGGGCCCTGGCCAGCCGCCCCAAGGTGCTGCTCAGCGACGAAGCCACTTCGGCGCTAGACCCCGAAACCACCCGTTCGATTCTGGACCTGCTGCGCCAGGTGAACCGTGAGCTTGGCCTCACCGTGGTGCTCATCACGCACCAGATGCAGGTCATCAAACAGGTGGCCGACCGCGTGGCGGTGATCGAGGCCGGCCAGATCGTTGAGCAGGGCCGTGTGCTCGATGTCTTCACCCAGCCCCAGCAGGCCATCACCAAGAGCCTGATCGACGAAATCCTGCCGCAAGAGCTGCCCGCCAGCGTGCTGCAGCATGTGCGCCACCTGGCAGGCCAGTTGCGCACCACGGCGCCGGGGCATGTGGGCCAGTTGCTGCGCTTGTCTTACGCGGGCGACAGCGCCTACCAGCCGGTGCTCTCGCGCATGGTGCGCGAGTACGGCGTGGACATGAGCATCCTGCACGGACAGGTGGACGAGATTCAGGACCAGACTTTTGGGTCGCTGGCGCTGTACGCCACGGGCGAGCCTGCGCGTCTGAGCGGTGCGGTAGAGCACTTGCGCGCCAACGGCGTGCAGGTGCAAGTGGTTGAGAGCGGGGGTTAAAAGCGATGTTTGCCAATTTCACAGAAGCGATGCTGGAGCTGTTTGTCACCTCGCTGTGGGAGACCCTCATCATGGTGGGTATCTCGGGCCTGGTAGGGGCCTTGCTGGGCGTGCCGCTGGGCGTGTTCTTGCGCCTGACCGACCATGGCGGTGTGCTGCAAAACGGCCCGGTCAACAAGCTGGTGGGCTGGCTGGTCAATGCCGTGCGCTCCACCCCTTTCATCATCTTGCTCGTGGCCATCATTCCGCTGACACGGTTTGTGACGGGTTCGTCCATCGGCACCGCTGCTGCGGTGGTGCCGCTCACCATTGCGGCCGCGCCGTTCGTGGCCCGCCTGGTTGAGGCCGCCCTGCGCGAGGTGGACCATGGGCTGGTCGAGGCCGCCCAGGCCATGGGCGCCACTACCAGCCAGATTGTCTGGAAGGTGCTGCTGCCTGAAGCGCTGCCCGGCATCGTGGCGGGCCTGACCATCACGTTCGTGAGCCTGACGGGCTACTCCGCCATGGCAGGCGCCATTGGCGGTGGTGGCCTGGGCGACCTCGGTATCCGCTATGGCTACCAGCGCTTCTTGCCCGAAATCATGCTGGCCGTGGTGCTGGTGCTGATCTTCTTTGTGCAGGCAGTGCAAAGTCTGGGCGACTGGGCGGTGCGCAAGCTGAGCCATCGCTGAGGACTGCCTGCGACGAATTCACAGGGCAATCGCATCTAAAACGGTCTCCTGTGCCTGAGCGAAACGCCAGCGTTTGACGACTGCCCAAGCGCTGTTTTCGATGAGCCTGCTCGCCCACCTGCAAAGCATCCCCGATCCCCGTATTGACCGCACACGCTGCCACGATCTGCAAGCGATCCTGGCCATAGCGCTGTGTGCCACCCTCGCAGGTGCAGACAACTGTTTAGAAATGGCAGAGTTTGGCGAGCAGCACCAGCAGTGGCTTGCCCGCTTTGTCTCCTTGCCCTGTGGCATCCCCTCACACGACACCTTCGCGCGGGTGCTACGTCTGCTTGATGCGCAACAATTGGAGAGCGCCTGCCAACAATGGCTGCGCCAGGTCGCAGGCCAGGTGCAGGGCACGGTGGCCATTGATGGAAAGAGTGTGCGCGGCAGTCGCAAGGGCGATGCGCCCAGGGCGCTGCACATGGTCAGCGCCTGGGCCGCCGACATGGGATTGCTACTGGGCCAGTGCAAGGTCGATGGCAAGAGCAACGAGATCACAGCCATCCCCGAGCTGCTGCGCCTGCTGCATCTGAAGGGCTGCATCGTCACCATTGATGCCATTGGCTGCCAAAAAATAATAGCCGAGCAACTGCATACGCATGGTGCGGACTACGTTTTGAGTCTCAAGGCCAATCAGCGACACATGCACGCCGTGGTGCAAAAGCACTTTGGGACACCAGACGGCGATGTCCCTGGCAAAGACAACACCTACGCCGAGTGCTTTACGGGCCATGGGCGCCAGGAGCATCGCAGCTACAAGGTCAGCCCCATCCCCCAAGCGCTGGCGCGAGCGGCAGCGCATTGGCCTGGACTTGCCAGCGTGGTGCAGGTGGTGCGCCAGCGCCAGCAGGCAGACAAACCTGCCAGCAATGAGGTCAGCTACTACCTGAGCAGTCTGCCCGCGCACACGCCAGCGCATGTGGTGGCACGCAGCATCCGAGCGCACTGGAGTGTGGAGAACCAGTTGCACTGGAGCCTGGACGTAGCCATGCGCGAGGATGCCTCGCAGTCCTACAAAGATCAGGGGCCACACAACCTGAGCCTGCTGCGGCGCATGGCGCTGCAGATGCTCAAGAGCGACTCATCGGTGAAGATCGGCGTGCAAGCTAAGCGCAAGCGCGCTGGCTGGAATCTGGCTTACTTGGAGCAGCTATTGGGCATCTCTGATTAGATGCGATTGCCCTGGACGAATTCACTGGTTGCTACGGTTTTGATAGCTGCCAGCGCCTGTTATGCAAGCGCTGGCAGCTATTTTTGTTTGTAGTGTCTGATGAGGCTGAAGGTTGACCCTGCGCCCTTTACCTGTGCGGCGCAGGCGTGGAAGAATGGGCGCTATGACATACACGACCTACTGCGCTCCAAGTCCGTCCCCAGGGGCCGCAAGGCAAGCCCGCACCGCCTGGCCCTTGTTGGTGTTTGGTGCATGGGGCCTGGGCGTTGGATGGCCCACCGCTGAGGCCCTGGCCCAAAGCCCTGCAGAGCCTGCGCCGGGCATGGTGGCGTCACCCGATGGCAGCTTTGTGGTGGACGAACGCATGCGCCTGGCTTGGGCCCGGTGTGTGGAGGGCATGGAGTGGAATGGCAAAACCTGCACCGGCACGCCCCTGATGCTGGACCGTGCCCAGGCCCGTGCCCGCGCCACCGAGCGCTGGAAGGCCGAAGGGCTGGACTGGCGCCTGCCTCGGGCCCCTGAGCTGCAACGCCTGGTGAACAAAGCGGCCCAGCCACCCGCGGTGGATGCGGCCTTGTTCCCCGCAACGCCGCCCGAGTGGCACTGGACATCGACCACCGATGTGAAAGCCGGACAGGCGAACCAGTACACCTACAGCAACACGATGCAGAACCGCTCAGGCCAGGGCGAAGGCCAGATGTCTTACTTGCATGGCTGGGCTGTGCACATGCGCACGGGCGAGGCACGCAAGGACGTGGGCAAAGACTCCAAGCTGCCCGTGCGCTTGGTGCGCACCTGGGTGGCGCCTTAGAACCTGTTCTTGGCCCTGTGTCAGTGCTGCACGCCTGGGTGCAATGGGGCGGGCGCCGTTGCGGGCGCAGGGGCCACGCGTTCGAGCACATGGCGCGCCATGCTTTGGGCCAGTGCTTCGTCGCGCACCACCACGGTGCCAATGCCGTCTGCGCGCAGCAGGGCTGATTCTTCTTCGCTGTGGCTGCGCACCACAATCTCGATGCCCGGGTTCAAGGCCCTGGCCGTTTCGGCCATCTGGCGCACATGCAGGGTGTCTGGAATGGCGATGACCAGCACGGCAGCATTGGCGATGTGGGCCTGGATGAGCACCTCGGGTTCGGCCGCGTTGCCTGACACGGCGGCCAGGCCCGCATTGCGCAAAGACTCCACCAGCTCCCGGTTCTGCTCGGCCACTACATAGGGCACGCCTTCGGCCCCCAGCGCCTTGGCAATGCTGCGGCCCACCTGGCCGTAGCCCACCAGCACCACCTGGCCCTTGAGGTATTTGCGTTCGGTGCTCATGGGCAATTCGGCGTAGGGGTCTTCGCGCCGGTCCAGTCTGCGCGCCAGCTCTGAGCGTTTGAGCAGCCACGCCTGCAGCGGAGCAATGGCGGCAAACAGCAGGGGGTTGAGCGCAATCGAAATCAGCGCCCCGGCTAGCACCAGGCTCATGCCCACGGCAGGCAGCAAGCCCAGCGCGACCCCCAGCCCCGCCAGGATGAATGAGAACTCGCCAATCTGCGCCAGGCTGGCCGCCACCGTCAGGGCGGTGTTGAGCGGGTAGCGAAACGACAGCACCAGCGCCAGCGCCGCCAGCGACTTGCCCAGCATGATGATGGCCACCACGCCCAGCACCGGCAGGGGCTGCTGCACCAGCACCATGGGGTCAAACAGCATGCCCACCGACACGAAGAACAGCACCGAAAACGCATCGCGCAGCGGCAGCGACTCTTGCGCTGCGCGGTGGCTCAGCGAGGATTCGCGCATCACCGTGCCCGCAAAAAATGCCCCCAGCGCAAACGACACACTGAACAGCGCCGACGCCCCGTAGGCAATGCCAATGGCGGCGGCAACGACCGACAGCGTGAACAGCTCGCGCGAGCCCGTCTTGACCACCTGCCACAGCAACCAGGGCAGCACCCTGCGGCCCACCAGTAGCATCAGCGCAATGAAGGCGGCCACTTGCAGCAGGGTCTGGCCCAGTGCCATCCACAGCGGGCGCGCGTCTTCAGCCTGCGGGGCGGTGCCGCCCAGCAGGCCCGCCAGCGGGGGCATCAGCACCAGCACCAGCACGCAGGCCAGGTCTTCCACCACCAGCCAGCCCACGGCAATGCGCCCGTTCATCGAGTCCAGCACGCCGCGCACTTCCAGCGCCTTGAGCAGCACCACCGTGCTCGCGCACGAGAGCGACAGACCAAAAATCAGGCCACTGCCCAGGCTCCAGCCCATCCACCAAGCCATGGCCATGCCCAACAACGTGGCCACGCTCATCTGCACCACGGCCCCCGGCACCGCCAGCCTGCGCACCGACAGCAGATCGCCCAGCGAAAAGTGCAGCCCTACGCCAAACATCAGCAGCATCACCCCAATCTCGGACAACTGCGAGGCAATGTGCGCATCGGCCACAAAGCCCGGCGTGGCCGGTCCAATCAAAATGCCCGCCAGCAGGTACCCCACCAGCGCGGGCAAGCGCAGTTTTTCGGCAATGAAACCAAAGACCAGCGCACCGCCGAAGCCCGCGGCAATGGTGGTGATGAGGGTGAGGTTGTGGTCCATGCCGGGCGTGTGTTGGATTGGGCTCGGTTGTAAAAGGGTGGGGCGATAGCAGCCTTGGCCAAGGCTGAAGTTCAGCCGCGCGGGCTTTTACTGGTCGCATTGCAGTATCAGGCAAACCCGCAGGCTCACCAACCTGGCTTACCCACAAGGGGCCGTGGCGCAAGGGCTTTGGCAAACAGGGGGCAGCGTGCCCGGCCCGCCTTTGGGGAAAACACCCACCCCACTGGGGAGCCGCTCAGCTGGCAGGTGGCGCCATACTTGGCAGCAAAGCGTGTCTGAAATGGGCCTGCCCATGTGGCCGCGCAATGCACCTCAACCCAGGAGACCACACCGCCATGACCCTGCCGTTTCACCCCCTTGATGCCGACTTGTTTGCCCGTGCCCAGCCCTTGCTGGACGATGAATGGCTGACGCAGGACGCTGAGCTGGCCCCGGTGCTGCCCACCGTGCTGGCCCGCAACGTGGGACAAGACTGGCACAAGGCGGGCACGTTCAGGCACCACTTGGTGGGCGTAACGCGCTCGCTCACCGTGTGGCAGCAGCCGCGCGATGTGCGCATGCTGGGGCTGCTGCACAGCGTGTATGGCAATGCCTTTGTAGACCTGGTTAAGTTCGACCCCGCCAGCGAGCGGGCCCGCCTGCGGGAGCTGGTGGGCGAGTCGGCCGAGCATTTGGTGTATTTGTTCTGCACCCAGTCGCGCACGCAGTTTGTGCAAAAGGTGCTGGGCCACGCGCTGGAGGCCGACGGTGGCCTGCTGCTCGACAAAGACGGCGCTCAGCACCGCCTGAGCCCCTACGAAGTGGCCGCCTTCATCATCGTGAGCATGGCCGACACCATCGAGCAGTGGTTCAGCTGGCAAGACGACATCTACTCGCGCTTTCCGCACGTGCAGCACCGCCCGCAGGCCGTGCACTGGGCGGCATCGCTGTGGCCCGGGCCCATGCGGCCCACGGGGCGCATGGTGCACCAGATCAACGGGCTGGCCAAAGCCCTGCAGCACCCAGGGCTCAAAGACTTGCTGCCCATGCCACCGGTGTTTGCGCACTGCAGCCAATACCTGTCTGCCGCCAACGAGGCGGCGGCCGCGTCGCTGTACTGGTCCGTCATCCAGCAAGACCAGCCCCTGGTGGACCTGGACGTGGCCACCGGCGTGCTGGAGAGCGCTGTGCGCCACAACCCCTGGGTGGGCGAGCCGCAAATGGTGCTGGCGCAGCTTTACCTGGCGGCCGGGCGGCAGGACGATGCCAAGGCGGCTGCCACCAGCGCCTTGCACCTGTTCAGCGCCTGGGGCAATTCGTGGGACAAGCGCGTGCAGTGGGACGCCTGGGTGGCCTGGACGCGCATCCTTTTGCAAGCCGCCAACGGCGGCCCTTGGCCCGAGCGGCTGGACAAGCTCAACAACGTGGCGCTGCGCAGTGGCGCATGAATCTCTATATATGCTTTAGCGGCTAAGATAATTAAAACTTATTCTTTTGAGTTTTAACTGAAGCTGCGTACGATCTGAAACATCTTAATTTGAAAGGTGTTTCTGTGTACAAGCGTTCTTTGCTGCAATCTGCCCTCGCATTGGCCCTGGCTGCCGGTTTTGTGACAGGCGCCTCGGCCCAGGACAAGCCTGTGAAGATTGGCGTGACCGGCGGCCCCCACGCGCAGATTTTTGAAGTGGTGAAGAAGGTTGCTGAAAAAGACGGCCTGAAGATCCAGGTCATTGAGTTCAGCGACTACGTGCAGCCCAACGCAGCCTTGGCTGCAGGCGACTTGGACGCCAACAGCTACCAGCACAAGCCCTACCTGGACCAGCAAGTCAAAGACCGTGGCTACAAGTTCGTCTCTGCGGGCTACACCGTCAACTTCCCCATCGGCATCTACTCCAAAAAGGTCAAGAGCCTGGACGAGTTGAAGTCGGGCGCCAAGTTTGGGATCCCCAACGACCCTACCAACGGCGGCCGCGTGCTGCTGGTGCTGCAAGAGAAGGGCCTGATCAAGCTGCGCCCCGAAGCGGGCCTGAAGGCCACGCCCCTGGACGTGACCGACAACCCCAAGAAAATCAAGTTCGTGGAGCTGGACGCTGCCCAACTGCCCCGTTCGCTGGACGATCTGGACGCCTCGGCCATCAACACCAACTTCGCCCTGTCTGCCGGCCTGAACCCTGGCAAGGACGCCATTGCCCAAGAAGGCGCCAAGAGCCCTTACGTCAACCTGATCGCTGTGCGCGAGGCCGATAAGGACAAGCCTTGGGTGGGCAAGCTGGTCAAGGCCTACCACTCGGAAGAAGTGCGCAAGTTCATCCAGACCGAGTTCAAGGGCGCTGTGATCCCTGGCTTCTAATCCGCTGGGTGGCTCGCACCCATCTGGAAAGCAAAGCGGGCTTCGGCCCGCTTTTTTTATGGGCGTGCGGGCAGCCAGCCGTGGGGCTTGGCTTGCTCCAGTGAAAACCCGGACATCGTCATCATGTAAGCTTATGTAAACGCATGGCTTAACCTGAATGGAGAGCTGTTTGCCGATGCAGATGCGGATGCCCCAAGCTGAGAAGTGGCTGGTTGCTGGCTGTACAGCCCTGACGGTAGGGCTGTTCGCCGCTGCATTGCTGGCATCTGACCGTGCCGCCCAGGTTTTTTTCGATAACGCCAGCTGGACGCTGGCGTTTTTGCTTTCGGCCTTTTTGGCGTGGCGGGGCAGGGTGCAGGCGTCGGTGGTGGACCACAGCTTGCACAACGGGTTGCTGTTGGGCGCTTTGCTGATTTTGGCGGGGCAGTTGATGTGGAATGTGCAGGTGGCCACGGACTGGAACCCGTTCCCTTCGCCTGCCGATGCTTTATTTTTGGCAGCAGGGCCTGTGTGGGCACTGACGGTGATGCGCGTGACCTTTCAGCGCATTGCGCCGGACCGGGTGTACCCCACTTCTTTGGATTTTGGAGGCGCTGTACTGGCCCTGCTGGCTGTCACGCTGGTGGTCTATGTTCCCAGTGGCGAGCTGAAATCTGCACTCGTTGGCGCTGTGATGGTGCTGTATCCCGTGAGCTTTCTCACTGCAGCCAGTGTCACAGCGCTGGCAGTGCCCAGCGTGGGGGTGCGCTGGCGGCTCTCGCATGGGCTCATCATTGCGGGCATGGTGTGCTACGGGCTCAGCTGGATGCACTGGAACCTGCTGGCATTGCATGGCGAGCTGGCGCCGGGCAGCTGGTTCAACGGTTTGTTCTCGCTGGCTGCGCTGGCCTTGGGCTGGGGCTCGCGGTATTTTCAGGCCGAGTTGAGCAATGATGCAGCGTACCGCCACCGCTGCGAGCAAGTGGTGAACCTGGTGCCCCTGGCCACCATGCTGATGGCCAGCGCAACGCTGTGGCTGCTGTTTACGGCGGCAGGCGCGCGCAGCGTGGTCTACGCCTTGATTTTGGGGTGCTGCCTGTTGGTGCTGGTGCTGGCGGCCCTGCGCCAGGCCATCGTGGTGAGCTTGCTCGAACGTTTGCGCATGGCCGAGGCGGCCATTTTGCGCAACGAAGAGCAGCTCTATCACGTAGCCCACTTCGACACACTGACGGGCTTGCCCAACCGCCGTTACTTTGAAGACGCGCTCGATCAGGCCGTGCAACTGGCGGTGCAGCAGGGCCCCCAGAGCGGGCAGTGCGTGGCGGTGCTGCTGCTGGACCTGGACCATTTCAACAACGTCAACGAAACCTTTGGTCACCGCACGGGCGACAAGCTGCTGGTGGAGGCGGCCAAGCGCATTGCCGATCACCTGCAGGGGCGGGGCTTTCTGGCGCGGCTGGGCGAGGACGAGTTCATGGTCATGCTCGCGCGCTCGCACACCCGCAACGAGGTCGCGCAGCTGGCCGCTTCGCTGGTCGAGAGCTTCATGCAGCCCTGGCAGCTGCCGGGCGTGGGCGCGCAGTTTGTGGGGGCCAGCATTGGCATCAGCCTGTTCCCTGACGATGCACCTGATGCGGCAACCCTGGTGCGCAACGCACACACGGCTTTGAATGCCATCAAAGATGCAGGGCGCGGTACTTACCGCTTTTACATCGACGAGTTCACCCGACAGGCACAGGGCCGCCAGGCGTTGCGTCGCCGTTTGCACCAGGCGCTGCAGGCTGGTGAGCTGAGCCTCGAGTACCAGCCGCAGGTAGGCAGGCGCCAGCAACTGGTGGGGGTGGAGGCGCTGATGCGTTGGCGCCTGGACGGGCGCATGGTGCCGCCCGATGAGTTCATCCCCATTGCCGAGGCCAGTGGCCTCATCG
This Acidovorax sp. 106 DNA region includes the following protein-coding sequences:
- a CDS encoding bifunctional diguanylate cyclase/phosphodiesterase, which gives rise to MPQAEKWLVAGCTALTVGLFAAALLASDRAAQVFFDNASWTLAFLLSAFLAWRGRVQASVVDHSLHNGLLLGALLILAGQLMWNVQVATDWNPFPSPADALFLAAGPVWALTVMRVTFQRIAPDRVYPTSLDFGGAVLALLAVTLVVYVPSGELKSALVGAVMVLYPVSFLTAASVTALAVPSVGVRWRLSHGLIIAGMVCYGLSWMHWNLLALHGELAPGSWFNGLFSLAALALGWGSRYFQAELSNDAAYRHRCEQVVNLVPLATMLMASATLWLLFTAAGARSVVYALILGCCLLVLVLAALRQAIVVSLLERLRMAEAAILRNEEQLYHVAHFDTLTGLPNRRYFEDALDQAVQLAVQQGPQSGQCVAVLLLDLDHFNNVNETFGHRTGDKLLVEAAKRIADHLQGRGFLARLGEDEFMVMLARSHTRNEVAQLAASLVESFMQPWQLPGVGAQFVGASIGISLFPDDAPDAATLVRNAHTALNAIKDAGRGTYRFYIDEFTRQAQGRQALRRRLHQALQAGELSLEYQPQVGRRQQLVGVEALMRWRLDGRMVPPDEFIPIAEASGLIVPLGRWVFETACRQAAVWDAAGFVVPVISVNISTIQLREPQFAQSLLALVHEAGRAPADFVLEITESELLDESLYAAAVDLRHMGFALSIDDFGTGHSSLIKLKRLPVGELKIDKAFVSDICEDANDREICATVHALARTLQLEVVAEGVETQAQFDLLVGMGCHRFQGWLFAKALPPEALQAQWLQRAGAQQPPRGDEHDAIDACI